From the Sinorhizobium garamanticum genome, one window contains:
- a CDS encoding efflux RND transporter permease subunit, with the protein MHASTEDRKPFNLSRWAIGHPSIARFLFALIIITGALGLVRMGQREDPEFTFRVMVIQAVWPGASIEEMQDQVVNKIERKLQETPHLDFVRSYTRAGTAIITLQVEGDTNAEEVADAFYQVRKKVGDIDNELPEGLLGPYFNDEFGDTFITLHSISGDGYSYPELKKFAIQGRDMLLTTPGVEKVSIIGDQPEKIYIDVSSKALAERGLTLNDLRSAIVGQNNVDLAGSVDTGTRSVRISVEGGVDRAEDIRQLRLRAGDQVIRLGDIASVTSGLEDPFQRKFRFNGHDGVQIGVVMAKGFNVTDVGKAVEATYERFESSLPYGVSVDQISNQPEVVTEAISEFSHALIEALIIVLIVSFLSIGWRSGLVIAIAIPLVLAATFAIMYELGIDLQRISLGALIIALGLLVDDAMIVVEMMERKLEEGLVKIEAASFAYSSTAFPMLTGTLITTAGFIPVGFAESTAGEYVRSLFYVVGIALVVSWFVAVYFTPWLGYMILKQRHHAGSHHDVFDTRFYRRLRATVGWAVRHRVIVLVMTLATFVGSLWAFQFIPKNFFPQSSRPEILVDLWLPEGSSIKEVEKQAKALEARMMDDEDKRFIATYIGEGAPRFFLPLDQQLRNPNFAQLLVMAKDEPARERLITKLRTVIAEDFPSIRAKVDRLFLGPPTGWPVQLRVMGPDRAEVRRIADEVKAKFNENPLLGAVHDDWLEPVTAMKLVIDQDRARALGVTSQRIRQMLQASMSGVPLDNFRDGEETVSIVAREPDGNRQLLSAVNSVYVPTDFGGFVPVSQVAKVVPVMEQGIEWRRDRLPTITVRGTLPDGVQSNDVTMKLYDELQGLRDGLAPGYKVEIQGGAEDSAESQASIAAKAPIMLLVIVILLMAQLQHFGKAMLVLATGPLGIIGAAAALLISGAPFGFVAILGVIALLGIIIRNSIILVDQIDQDIAAGMERSEAIIGAAVRRFRPIMLTALTAVLALIPISRGVFWGPLAYAMMGGILVATVLTILVLPAGYALFFGREPKAQESEPEATEQPPEDEEERYPAPIAAE; encoded by the coding sequence ATGCATGCCTCCACTGAGGACAGGAAACCGTTCAACCTCTCGCGCTGGGCGATAGGCCATCCGAGCATCGCGCGTTTCCTCTTCGCGTTGATCATCATCACCGGCGCGCTCGGCCTCGTACGCATGGGCCAGCGCGAAGATCCGGAATTCACGTTCCGCGTCATGGTTATCCAGGCCGTCTGGCCGGGTGCATCGATCGAGGAGATGCAGGACCAGGTCGTCAACAAGATCGAGCGCAAGCTGCAGGAAACGCCGCATCTCGATTTCGTCCGCTCCTATACGCGCGCCGGCACCGCCATCATCACGCTGCAGGTCGAAGGCGACACCAATGCCGAAGAGGTGGCCGACGCCTTCTACCAGGTGCGCAAGAAGGTCGGCGACATCGACAACGAACTGCCGGAAGGCCTGCTCGGCCCCTATTTCAACGACGAGTTCGGTGACACCTTCATCACGCTCCATTCGATCAGCGGCGACGGCTACAGCTATCCCGAGCTCAAGAAGTTCGCGATCCAGGGTCGCGACATGCTCCTGACGACGCCCGGCGTCGAAAAGGTGTCGATCATCGGCGACCAGCCGGAGAAGATCTATATCGACGTATCCTCCAAGGCGCTCGCGGAACGCGGGCTGACGCTCAACGATCTGCGCAGCGCGATTGTCGGCCAGAACAATGTTGATCTCGCCGGCTCCGTCGATACCGGCACGCGCTCCGTCCGCATTTCCGTCGAAGGCGGCGTCGACCGGGCCGAGGATATCCGTCAGCTGAGATTGCGCGCGGGAGACCAGGTGATCCGGCTCGGCGATATCGCCAGCGTCACCTCGGGACTGGAAGACCCCTTCCAGCGCAAGTTCCGCTTCAACGGTCACGACGGCGTCCAGATCGGCGTGGTCATGGCGAAAGGATTCAACGTCACGGACGTCGGTAAGGCGGTGGAAGCGACCTATGAACGCTTCGAATCCTCGCTTCCTTACGGTGTGTCGGTCGACCAGATTTCCAATCAGCCGGAGGTCGTCACCGAAGCGATCAGCGAATTCAGCCATGCGCTGATCGAGGCGCTGATCATCGTGCTCATCGTCTCCTTCCTGTCGATCGGCTGGCGCTCCGGCCTGGTGATCGCGATCGCCATACCGCTGGTGCTCGCCGCCACATTCGCGATCATGTACGAACTCGGCATCGACCTGCAGCGCATCTCTCTCGGGGCGCTGATCATCGCGCTCGGCCTCCTCGTCGACGACGCGATGATCGTCGTCGAGATGATGGAGCGCAAGCTCGAGGAAGGCCTGGTGAAAATCGAGGCGGCGAGCTTCGCCTATTCCTCCACCGCCTTTCCGATGCTGACCGGCACGCTGATCACGACCGCGGGCTTCATCCCAGTCGGCTTCGCGGAATCGACTGCTGGCGAGTATGTGCGCTCGCTCTTTTATGTCGTCGGCATCGCGCTGGTGGTCTCCTGGTTCGTCGCCGTCTATTTCACGCCCTGGCTCGGCTACATGATCCTCAAGCAGCGCCATCATGCAGGCAGCCATCACGACGTCTTCGACACACGCTTTTACCGGCGCTTGCGCGCGACGGTCGGCTGGGCCGTGCGCCATAGGGTCATCGTGCTCGTCATGACGCTTGCGACCTTCGTCGGCAGCCTCTGGGCGTTCCAGTTCATCCCGAAGAACTTCTTCCCGCAGTCGTCGCGGCCGGAAATCCTGGTCGATCTGTGGCTGCCGGAAGGAAGCAGCATCAAGGAGGTCGAGAAGCAGGCCAAGGCTCTCGAAGCCCGGATGATGGACGACGAGGACAAGCGCTTCATCGCCACCTATATCGGTGAGGGCGCACCGCGCTTCTTCCTGCCGCTCGACCAGCAGCTCCGCAACCCGAACTTCGCCCAGCTCCTCGTCATGGCCAAGGACGAGCCGGCCCGCGAGCGGCTGATCACAAAGCTGCGGACGGTCATTGCCGAAGATTTCCCGTCGATCCGCGCCAAGGTCGACCGGCTGTTCCTCGGTCCGCCGACCGGCTGGCCCGTGCAGTTGCGCGTGATGGGCCCGGACCGCGCCGAAGTGCGCCGCATCGCCGATGAGGTGAAGGCGAAGTTCAACGAAAACCCGCTGCTCGGCGCCGTTCACGACGACTGGCTGGAGCCGGTGACTGCGATGAAGCTGGTGATCGACCAGGACCGCGCCCGGGCGCTGGGCGTCACCTCGCAGCGCATCCGCCAGATGCTGCAGGCATCGATGTCCGGCGTGCCGCTCGATAATTTCCGCGACGGCGAGGAAACCGTCTCGATCGTCGCGAGGGAGCCGGACGGCAATCGCCAACTGCTTTCGGCCGTCAACTCGGTCTATGTCCCGACCGATTTCGGCGGCTTCGTGCCCGTCTCGCAGGTCGCCAAGGTCGTGCCGGTCATGGAACAGGGCATCGAATGGCGGCGCGATCGCCTGCCGACGATTACGGTCCGCGGCACGCTTCCTGATGGTGTGCAGTCGAACGACGTTACGATGAAGCTCTACGACGAGCTTCAGGGCCTGAGGGATGGCCTCGCCCCTGGCTACAAGGTCGAGATCCAGGGCGGCGCCGAAGACAGTGCCGAAAGCCAGGCCTCGATAGCCGCCAAGGCGCCGATCATGCTGCTCGTGATCGTCATCCTGCTGATGGCGCAACTCCAGCATTTCGGCAAGGCGATGCTGGTCTTGGCAACCGGGCCGCTCGGCATCATTGGCGCCGCCGCCGCGCTGCTCATCAGCGGCGCGCCCTTCGGCTTCGTCGCGATCCTCGGCGTCATCGCACTGCTCGGCATCATCATCCGCAACTCGATCATCCTTGTCGACCAGATCGATCAGGACATCGCGGCGGGCATGGAGCGCTCGGAGGCGATCATCGGCGCGGCGGTTCGCCGCTTCCGGCCAATCATGCTGACGGCGCTCACCGCCGTGCTGGCGCTGATCCCGATCTCCCGCGGCGTGTTCTGGGGTCCACTCGCCTACGCCATGATGGGCGGCATCCTGGTCGCGACGGTGCTCACGATCCTGGTGCTGCCGGCCGGCTACGCGCTGTTCTTCGGCCGGGAGCCGAAGGCGCAGGAGAGCGAGCCGGAAGCTACCGAGCAGCCCCCCGAGGACGAGGAAGAGCGCTATCCCGCGCCGATTGCGGCGGAGTAA
- a CDS encoding dodecin: MSGHVYKKIELIGSSTASVTDAIEAAISRASKTMRNLDWFEVDQIRGQIVNGEVAHYQVVMKVGFRLDD; this comes from the coding sequence GTGAGCGGGCACGTCTACAAGAAGATAGAGTTGATCGGAAGTTCAACGGCCTCGGTTACCGACGCCATCGAAGCGGCGATTTCGCGCGCCTCGAAAACCATGCGCAATCTCGACTGGTTCGAGGTCGACCAGATCCGCGGGCAGATCGTCAACGGGGAGGTGGCCCATTATCAGGTCGTCATGAAGGTGGGCTTCCGCCTCGACGATTGA
- a CDS encoding 2,3-butanediol dehydrogenase — protein sequence MRALRFHAAKDLRIEDIPAPGKAAAGQVLIRNRFVGICGTDLHEYAYGPIFIPKEPHPFTGAHGPQVLGHEFGGVVEAVGDGVTSLCAGDRVSVQPLIMPRAGDYFADRGLFHLSTQLALAGLSWASGGMAEYALLNEYNVETIPDEMTDEEAALVEPSAVAVYACDRGGVTAGSSVLVTGAGPIGVLTLLAARAAGAAQLFVSDINDARLEFAASIVPDLVTINPERRRPGEVVRALTEGKVGCDVAIECVGNEHALKASVDAVRKQGVVVQTGLHPHENPLEWFQVTFKDIELRGSWAYPTHYWPRVIRLIASGLLPAKRIVTRRIALDEAVADGFDALLDPSGKHLKILIDLMK from the coding sequence ATGCGAGCGCTCAGATTTCATGCGGCCAAGGATCTCAGGATCGAGGACATCCCGGCGCCGGGCAAAGCCGCGGCCGGGCAGGTGCTGATCCGCAACCGCTTCGTCGGCATATGCGGCACCGATCTGCATGAATATGCCTACGGCCCAATTTTCATTCCCAAGGAGCCGCATCCCTTCACCGGCGCCCATGGACCTCAAGTCCTGGGCCACGAGTTCGGCGGCGTGGTCGAAGCGGTCGGCGACGGAGTGACATCGCTTTGCGCCGGCGACCGGGTTTCCGTGCAGCCGCTGATCATGCCGCGCGCTGGCGACTATTTTGCCGATCGCGGCCTCTTCCACCTGAGCACGCAGTTGGCGCTGGCGGGCTTGAGCTGGGCGTCGGGCGGCATGGCCGAATACGCTCTGCTCAACGAATACAACGTCGAGACGATTCCCGATGAAATGACGGACGAGGAGGCAGCGCTCGTCGAGCCGAGCGCCGTTGCGGTCTATGCCTGCGATCGCGGCGGGGTGACGGCCGGGAGCAGCGTGCTCGTCACCGGCGCTGGACCGATCGGCGTGCTGACACTGCTTGCCGCGCGTGCAGCCGGTGCGGCGCAGCTCTTCGTCTCCGACATCAACGACGCCCGCCTCGAATTCGCGGCATCGATCGTGCCAGATCTCGTCACGATCAACCCTGAGCGAAGAAGACCGGGTGAGGTCGTGCGCGCTTTGACCGAAGGCAAGGTCGGCTGCGACGTCGCGATCGAATGCGTCGGGAACGAGCATGCGCTCAAGGCCAGTGTCGATGCGGTGCGCAAACAGGGGGTCGTCGTGCAGACGGGGCTGCATCCGCACGAGAACCCGCTCGAGTGGTTCCAGGTCACCTTCAAGGACATCGAACTGCGCGGCTCCTGGGCCTATCCAACCCACTATTGGCCGCGCGTCATACGTCTGATCGCGTCCGGCCTGCTGCCGGCGAAGCGGATCGTCACGAGACGCATCGCCCTCGATGAAGCGGTGGCCGACGGCTTCGACGCGCTTCTCGATCCGTCCGGCAAGCACCTGAAGATCCTGATCGATCTCATGAAGTGA
- a CDS encoding TetR family transcriptional regulator produces MSELADTGVDATRQENVTRILDSAERLFRHYGYSKTNVADIARDLEMSPANIYRFFASKTEIHQALCARMLAASYQQAQEIARLPLSASERLRRYAHAQHKMTVETMLDQEKVHEMVVVAIEREWHVIEKHIDRIDQLLAQIIREGIAAGEFAEQDPEVAARCFDASLITLCHPQIVAQCLAKQNRATPDELIEFAIRALKK; encoded by the coding sequence ATGAGCGAACTCGCAGACACCGGCGTCGACGCAACCAGGCAGGAAAACGTGACGCGGATCCTCGATTCCGCCGAGCGGCTGTTCCGGCATTACGGCTACAGCAAGACGAATGTGGCCGACATCGCCCGCGACCTCGAAATGTCGCCCGCCAATATCTATCGCTTCTTCGCTTCGAAGACGGAGATCCACCAGGCGCTTTGCGCGCGCATGCTGGCCGCGAGCTACCAACAGGCCCAGGAGATTGCCCGCCTCCCGTTAAGCGCCTCGGAGCGCCTCCGCCGCTATGCGCATGCGCAGCACAAGATGACGGTCGAGACCATGCTCGACCAAGAGAAGGTCCACGAGATGGTCGTCGTGGCCATCGAGCGGGAATGGCACGTCATAGAAAAGCACATCGATCGAATCGACCAGCTCCTGGCCCAGATCATCCGCGAGGGCATCGCGGCCGGCGAATTCGCCGAGCAGGATCCGGAGGTCGCCGCCCGATGCTTCGACGCCAGCCTGATAACCCTCTGTCACCCGCAGATCGTGGCCCAGTGTCTCGCGAAGCAAAATCGCGCGACACCCGACGAGCTGATCGAATTCGCGATCAGAGCACTGAAGAAATAA
- a CDS encoding efflux RND transporter periplasmic adaptor subunit codes for MFSPKALEKRTRVVAKLAAALAITVALSACSEEKVETKEIIRPVKVVEIAAAGNVRELDYSGSVKARTEMNLGFRVAGKITERLVNIGDRVKPGDLLARIDPTDYELAVKSAEANLAAAEKQVETTALTKMRAEQLFTREFSSKAELDQAALLYDQAVSTRDAAASSLDQARNQVTYTDLKSDQNGIVTAINADIGQVVGTGTPVVTVAVDGEKEVQIAVPEMDVSEFKPGKTVKARFWSDEALVLDGHVREVSGSADQQSRTFSVRVSLPTDPRVLLGMTATIEAAADSSQPSVSIPLSALAERDGRKLVWVVDRDSSTVHARDVTLAEFTGDGVRIAEGLEQGDLVVAAGTQFMTEDLKVKLPAADQQSALAETGEVLR; via the coding sequence ATGTTTTCACCAAAGGCCCTCGAAAAGAGAACCCGGGTCGTCGCCAAGCTTGCGGCCGCGCTTGCTATCACCGTCGCCCTCTCCGCCTGCTCGGAAGAGAAGGTGGAGACCAAGGAGATCATCCGGCCGGTCAAGGTCGTCGAGATCGCCGCGGCCGGCAATGTGCGTGAACTCGACTATTCCGGTTCGGTGAAGGCGCGCACGGAGATGAATCTCGGCTTCCGCGTCGCCGGCAAGATCACCGAAAGGCTTGTCAATATCGGCGACCGGGTGAAGCCGGGCGACCTGCTCGCCCGCATCGATCCGACCGATTATGAGCTTGCCGTGAAAAGCGCCGAGGCAAACCTCGCCGCCGCTGAAAAGCAGGTGGAAACGACGGCGCTGACGAAGATGCGGGCGGAGCAGCTCTTCACCCGCGAATTCTCGTCCAAGGCTGAGCTTGATCAGGCGGCGCTCCTTTACGATCAGGCCGTCTCCACACGGGATGCCGCCGCCTCGTCGCTCGACCAGGCCAGGAACCAGGTCACCTACACGGATCTGAAATCCGACCAGAACGGCATCGTCACCGCGATCAATGCCGATATCGGCCAGGTTGTCGGCACCGGCACGCCGGTGGTGACCGTCGCCGTCGATGGTGAGAAAGAAGTGCAGATCGCCGTGCCCGAGATGGATGTATCCGAATTCAAGCCGGGCAAGACGGTCAAGGCGCGCTTCTGGTCGGACGAAGCACTCGTGCTCGACGGCCACGTGCGCGAGGTTTCCGGCAGCGCGGACCAGCAGTCGCGGACTTTTTCCGTGCGCGTCAGCCTGCCGACCGACCCGCGCGTGCTGCTCGGCATGACAGCCACGATCGAGGCGGCCGCGGACAGCTCGCAGCCGTCGGTTTCCATCCCGTTGAGCGCGCTTGCCGAAAGGGACGGCCGGAAGCTCGTCTGGGTGGTTGATCGTGACAGCTCGACGGTGCATGCGCGCGACGTCACGCTCGCCGAATTCACCGGCGACGGCGTACGCATCGCCGAAGGGCTTGAGCAGGGTGATCTCGTCGTTGCCGCCGGCACGCAATTCATGACGGAAGACCTGAAGGTGAAGCTGCCGGCAGCCGACCAACAGTCAGCGCTTGCCGAAACGGGCGAAGTGCTTCGCTAA
- a CDS encoding sigma-54-dependent Fis family transcriptional regulator: protein MFSHSDHIREIERVGRGLPSSRDAMVVKSWRRCLEHHHLDPAQACEAYIVPETRLKEHRQQSEDLITIARSGLEHLFRQVAGQNYVLLLSDRQGVTVEFLGDPLFNNSLRKAGLYLGSEWSEWRAGTCAVGACIETGEALTIHQTDHFDNTHTPLSCTAAPIYDVHGQLSAVLDISLLSSPILKASQNLALHLVTASARRIELANLMAQARHQWVLRFSRSPEFLDVDPEAAISIDDLGRIAGMTHGGAKILARSTGLDWRDPRLLIGEPVSRFLDLEVDDLPDLTRRRPTQERLVFARDGNALFAHAIEPHSGIRAPGVLRAQIPPPLRRLGGDAPEIVALQAKAAKLARTGLPILIQGETGTGKEHLARAIHEGSGLTGRFVAINCAAIPEQLIESELFGYLPGAFTGASAKGRKGLIEQADGGTLFLDEIGDMPLALQSRLLRVLAEREVLPVGGTVPRAVQIRIVSASHRPLQTLVSQGAFREDLYYRLNAATLSLPALRDRPDFDWVLEQILKRHSDAAGELTLSPAARVALKAHDWPGNIRELDNAIAVATALAEGSVIDVCDLPDYLIAQAEPDDAGDAGAALSLMLDACNWNVSEAARRLGLDRSTVHRQIRRYHLKQKH from the coding sequence ATGTTTTCACATTCCGACCACATCCGCGAAATCGAGCGCGTCGGCCGTGGCCTTCCGAGCAGTCGCGACGCTATGGTCGTCAAATCCTGGCGGCGCTGCCTGGAACATCACCACCTCGATCCGGCGCAGGCTTGCGAGGCCTATATCGTACCGGAGACGCGGCTCAAGGAGCATCGCCAGCAGTCGGAAGACCTGATCACCATCGCCCGCTCCGGGCTCGAGCATCTGTTCCGGCAGGTGGCGGGGCAGAACTATGTGCTGCTGCTCTCCGACCGGCAGGGCGTGACCGTCGAGTTCCTTGGCGATCCGCTTTTCAACAACAGCCTTCGCAAGGCGGGCCTCTATCTCGGTTCCGAATGGTCCGAATGGCGCGCCGGAACCTGCGCCGTCGGCGCCTGCATCGAGACAGGCGAGGCGCTGACGATCCACCAGACCGACCACTTCGACAACACGCACACGCCGCTCTCCTGCACGGCGGCGCCGATCTACGACGTTCACGGCCAACTTTCGGCCGTCCTCGACATCTCGCTCTTGAGTTCACCGATCCTGAAGGCAAGCCAGAACCTGGCGCTTCATCTGGTCACCGCCAGCGCAAGGCGGATCGAACTCGCCAATCTCATGGCCCAGGCGCGGCATCAATGGGTGCTGCGTTTCTCGCGTTCGCCGGAATTCCTCGACGTCGACCCGGAGGCGGCGATCTCGATCGACGACCTCGGGCGGATCGCCGGCATGACCCACGGCGGGGCCAAGATCCTGGCGCGCTCGACCGGGCTTGACTGGCGTGATCCGCGCCTGCTCATCGGCGAGCCGGTATCGCGCTTCCTCGACCTGGAAGTTGACGACCTTCCCGATCTCACGCGCCGCCGGCCGACGCAGGAACGGCTCGTCTTCGCCCGCGACGGCAATGCGCTCTTCGCCCATGCCATCGAGCCGCATTCCGGCATCCGCGCGCCGGGCGTCTTACGCGCGCAGATCCCGCCGCCGCTGCGCCGGCTCGGCGGCGACGCGCCTGAAATCGTCGCGTTGCAGGCAAAGGCCGCCAAACTCGCCCGCACCGGACTGCCGATTCTCATCCAAGGCGAGACCGGTACGGGCAAGGAACACCTGGCGCGCGCCATCCACGAGGGCAGCGGCCTTACGGGCCGCTTCGTCGCCATCAATTGCGCGGCGATCCCCGAGCAACTGATCGAGAGCGAACTCTTTGGCTATCTGCCGGGCGCGTTCACCGGCGCGTCGGCCAAAGGCCGCAAGGGCCTGATCGAACAGGCGGACGGCGGCACGCTCTTTCTCGACGAGATCGGTGACATGCCTCTTGCGCTGCAGAGCCGTCTGCTCCGGGTGCTGGCCGAGCGCGAGGTGCTTCCGGTTGGAGGCACGGTGCCGCGCGCGGTGCAGATCCGGATCGTTTCAGCCTCGCATCGGCCTTTGCAGACACTGGTCTCGCAAGGCGCCTTTCGCGAAGATCTCTATTACCGGCTCAATGCCGCGACGCTCTCACTGCCGGCGCTGAGAGACAGGCCGGACTTCGATTGGGTGCTGGAGCAGATCCTGAAGCGGCATTCCGATGCCGCCGGAGAACTCACGCTCTCTCCGGCCGCGCGCGTGGCGTTGAAGGCGCATGATTGGCCGGGAAACATTCGCGAACTCGACAACGCCATCGCGGTTGCGACCGCGCTCGCCGAAGGCTCTGTCATCGACGTTTGCGATCTGCCGGACTATCTCATCGCACAGGCCGAGCCGGACGATGCGGGCGACGCTGGCGCAGCGTTGAGCCTGATGCTCGATGCCTGCAACTGGAATGTCTCCGAGGCAGCGCGAAGGCTGGGCCTCGATCGCTCGACGGTGCATCGGCAGATCAGGCGCTACCACCTCAAGCAGAAGCACTGA
- a CDS encoding NAD(P)/FAD-dependent oxidoreductase: MLEESPNTRIDNALAKLGRALEQGDIEAAVNLFQADCYWRDLVAFTWNIRTMEGRDQIRDMLTSQLAVVKPAQFRQDAKEQASGGDGVTDGWFEFETKVARGYGHVRLKNGLIWTLLTTMTELKGHEEPKGFRRPLGAEHGHDPNRRTWKEKREGEAAELGFATQPYVVIIGGGQGGIALGARLRQLNVQTIIIEKNERPGDSWRKRYKSLCLHDPVWYDHLPYIPFPENWPVFAPKDKIGDWLEMYTKVMELNYWGSTACKSATYDEEAKEWTVVVERNGEQVVLRPKQLVLATGMSGKPNIPKLHGQDVFKGEQQHSSQHPGPDAYRGKKVVVIGSNNSAHDICAALWEGGAGVTMVQRSSTHIVRSDTLMEIGLGDLYSERAVAAGMTTRKADLIFASLPYRIMHEFQIPLYEKMRERDAKFYADLEKAGFMLDWGADGSGLFMKYLRRGSGYYIDVGACDLVIDGSIKLKSGSDVSHLTEDAVVLKDGTELPADLVVYATGYGSMNGWAADLISKEVADKVGKVWGLGSDTPKDPGPWEGEQRNMWKPTQQQALWFHGGNLHQSRHYSQYLSLQLKARCEGIATPVYGLQERHHLG; encoded by the coding sequence ATGCTTGAAGAAAGTCCCAACACCCGCATCGACAACGCGCTTGCCAAACTCGGCAGGGCGCTCGAACAGGGCGATATCGAGGCCGCCGTCAATCTGTTCCAGGCGGATTGCTACTGGCGCGACCTCGTCGCGTTTACCTGGAACATCAGGACGATGGAGGGCCGGGACCAGATCCGCGACATGCTGACGAGCCAGCTCGCGGTAGTGAAGCCGGCGCAGTTCCGGCAGGACGCGAAGGAACAGGCGAGCGGCGGGGACGGGGTGACCGACGGGTGGTTCGAATTCGAGACGAAGGTGGCGCGCGGCTACGGACATGTCCGGTTGAAGAACGGCCTGATCTGGACGCTTCTCACCACGATGACGGAACTCAAGGGGCACGAGGAGCCGAAAGGCTTCAGGCGGCCACTCGGCGCCGAGCACGGTCACGACCCCAATCGCCGGACGTGGAAGGAAAAGCGAGAAGGGGAGGCGGCCGAACTCGGCTTTGCGACGCAGCCCTACGTCGTCATCATCGGCGGCGGGCAGGGCGGCATTGCGCTCGGCGCGCGCCTGCGCCAGCTGAACGTGCAGACGATCATCATCGAGAAGAATGAACGCCCGGGCGATAGCTGGCGCAAGCGTTACAAGTCGCTCTGCCTGCACGACCCGGTCTGGTACGACCATCTGCCCTATATCCCCTTCCCGGAGAACTGGCCGGTCTTTGCGCCGAAGGACAAGATCGGCGACTGGCTGGAGATGTATACCAAGGTGATGGAGCTCAACTACTGGGGCTCGACCGCCTGCAAGTCGGCCACGTACGACGAGGAGGCGAAGGAGTGGACGGTCGTCGTCGAGCGCAACGGCGAGCAAGTCGTGCTTCGGCCGAAGCAGCTTGTCCTGGCGACCGGCATGTCGGGCAAGCCGAACATTCCGAAACTTCACGGCCAGGACGTCTTCAAGGGCGAACAGCAGCATTCGTCGCAACATCCGGGTCCGGACGCCTATCGCGGCAAGAAAGTGGTCGTCATCGGCTCCAACAATTCCGCCCATGATATCTGCGCGGCGCTTTGGGAAGGCGGTGCCGGCGTGACGATGGTGCAGCGTTCGTCGACGCACATCGTACGCTCCGACACGCTGATGGAGATCGGCCTCGGGGATCTCTATTCCGAGCGGGCGGTTGCCGCCGGGATGACGACGCGCAAGGCGGACCTGATCTTCGCCTCGCTGCCCTATCGGATCATGCACGAGTTCCAGATTCCGCTTTACGAGAAGATGCGCGAACGCGACGCCAAGTTCTATGCGGATCTGGAAAAGGCCGGCTTCATGCTCGACTGGGGTGCCGACGGTTCCGGCCTGTTCATGAAATATCTGCGCCGCGGTTCCGGCTATTACATCGACGTCGGCGCCTGCGATCTCGTCATCGACGGCAGCATCAAGCTGAAATCAGGCTCCGACGTCAGCCACCTGACGGAGGATGCCGTCGTCTTGAAGGACGGCACCGAGCTTCCGGCCGATCTCGTCGTCTACGCCACCGGCTATGGCTCGATGAACGGCTGGGCGGCCGATCTCATCTCGAAGGAGGTCGCCGACAAGGTCGGCAAGGTATGGGGCCTCGGCTCCGACACGCCGAAAGATCCCGGTCCGTGGGAGGGCGAGCAGCGCAACATGTGGAAGCCGACGCAGCAGCAGGCACTCTGGTTCCACGGCGGCAACCTGCATCAATCGCGGCACTATTCGCAGTATCTTTCATTGCAGCTGAAGGCCCGCTGCGAAGGCATTGCGACGCCGGTCTACGGCCTCCAGGAGCGTCACCACCTCGGCTGA